In Anopheles gambiae chromosome 2, idAnoGambNW_F1_1, whole genome shotgun sequence, a single window of DNA contains:
- the LOC133391455 gene encoding uncharacterized protein K02A2.6-like has translation MDEEQRRLSQHFEVPGPVFLQPVNGQPLLPNAPAMDQPTGVQPSTSQQSPSFQPATSQQAPSFQPATSQQAPSFQPATSQQAPSFPQATSQHPPSLSNSSANGEPSMIQLMQLLQHQMQQQQKMQQMQQQLMTKLMQQQQQPVSQPVTASHTQQQFQPGPPNPEQILDALASNITEFRFEAEAGITFEAWYSRYEDLFINDAARIDDSAKVRLLMRKLGAMEHERAEIIVAADASSVGLGATISHTFKDGSTKVVQHASRALTKAEAAYSQIDREGLAIIFAVTRFHKMLYGRHFRLQTDHRPLLRIFGSKKGIPVYTANRLQRFALTLQLYDFHIEYIPTDKFGNADVLSRLIDKHAKPDPEYMIASIELEEAVSSVAIKSLNTFPIRFREVEKATCNDVLLRNVYRYVTDGWPRNVTFGKDLARFYSRKDALTTVGNCILFGERVVIPAALQTRCLKQLHQGHPGIQRMKAIARSFVYWPSLDDDITGCVATCDACQAAAKSPRMSAPAPWPKPSAPWQRVHIDYAGPIDGAYFLIAVDAFTKWPEIVKTASITSHSTIILLRGIFARFGPPVTLVSDNGTQFTSEVFKEFCDANGIEHITTAPFHPQSNGQAERFVDTFKRALKKIRVEKASLEEALDLFLQTYRSTPNPMLDQRTPAEVMFNRATRTVHHLLRPSPSRESSANSGFHKWRPGDLVYAKIFCGNSWSWIAGEIIRSIGTVMYEVITTEQRRLRRHVNQLRRRTTVSRKLGERDEDNLPLQILLEEWGLPTEQSSTPLSEPSAPVPTSQPDVSASSPAAPVFREAAHPSLGVEDVNHQQARLPRRSSRSRRLPRRFSAYRLN, from the exons ATGGATGAAGAGCAGCGAAGACTTTCGCAGCATTTCGAGGTTCCGGGACCGGTGTTTCTGCAACCGGTAAATGGTCAGCCCCTCCTGCCCAACGCTCCTGCCATGGATCAGCCCACGGGAGTCCAACCATCGACAAGCCAGCAATCGCCATCGTTCCAGCCAGCGACAAGCCAGCAAGCGCCATCGTTCCAGCCAGCGACAAGCCAGCAAGCGCCATCGTTCCAGCCAGCGACAAGCCAGCAAGCGCCATCGTTCCCGCAAGCCACAAGCCAGCACCCGCCATCGCTGTCGAATTCATCCGCAAACGGTGAGCCTTCAATGATCCaattaatgcaacttttgcaACATCaaatgcaacagcaacagaaaatgcagcaaatgcagcAACAGTTGATGACAAAattaatgcagcagcagcagcagccggtatCACAACCGGTAacagcatcacacacacagcagcagttccAGCCGGGTCCACCCAACCCGGAGCAAATCCTTGATGCATTGGCCAGTAACATCACCGAGTTCCGCTTCGAGGCCGAAGCCGGAATCACGTTCGAGGCCTGGTACTCACGGTACGAGGATTTATTCATCAATGATGCTGCACGGATTGACGATTCCGCAAAGGTGAGGCTGCTCATGCGTAAGCTGGGTGCAATGGAGCACGAAAG AGCTGAAATCATCGTAGCCGCAGATGCCTCCTCCGTCGGACTGGGTGCAACAATAAGTCACACATTTAAAGACGGGTCAACAAAAGTGGTTCAACACGCGTCCCGTGCATTAACAAAAGCCGAAGCAGCATATAGCCAAATAGACCGCGAGGGATTGGCTATCATTTTTGCGGTGACGCGTTTTCATAAAATGCTGTACGGTAGACATTTCCGGCTTCAAACCGATCATCGACCCCTGCTACGAATCTTTGGCTCCAAAAAGGGAATCCCTGTCTACACGGCGAATCGGCTCCAAAGATTCGCACTAACATTGCAGCTGTACGATTTCCACATCGAGTACATACCAACGGACAAATTCGGCAACGCAGACGTACTATCCCGGCTTATTGACAAGCATGCTAAGCCGGACCCAGAATATATGATCGCCAGCATCGAGCTTGAGGAAGCTGTAAGTTCTGTAGCCATAAAATCACTAAACACTTTTCCGATTCGTTTTAGAGAAGTTGAAAAGGCTACATGCAACGATGTTTTACTTCGTAACGTATATCGGTACGTCACGGACGGTTGGCCAAGGAACGTCACATTCGGCAAGGATCTGGCACGCTTCTACAGCCGGAAGGACGCCTTAACAACCGTTGGGAACTGCATTTTGTTCGGGGAGAGGGTAGTCATCCCCGCGGCTTTGCAGACGAGGTGCCTGAAGCAGCTCCATCAGGGACATCCAGGCATACAGCGGATGAAGGCGATAGCGCGCAGTTTCGTCTACTGGCCATCATTGGACGACGACATCACTGGCTGCGTCGCTACTTGCGATGCTTGCCAGGCCGCAGCAAAGTCTCCACGTATGTCCGCACCAGCGCCCTGGCCAAAACCATCAGCTCCCTGGCAGCGAGTGCACATCGACTACGCCGGACCAATCGATGGTGCATACTTCTTGATCGCAGTTGACGCCTTCACGAAGTGGCCCGAAATCGTGAAAACTGCAAGTATAACCTCACATTCCACAATCATTCTTTTGAGAGGAATATTTGCCAGATTCGGACCACCAGTCACACTGGTCAGCGACAACGGGACTCAGTTTACCAGTGAAGTCTTCAAGGAGTTCTGCGACGCTAACGGCATTGAACACATCACGACTGCACCGTTCCATCCCCAATCGAACGGCCAGGCCGAGCGGTTCGTGGATACCTTCAAGCGGGCCTTGAAGAAAATTCGAGTCGAGAAGGCATCGCTTGAGGAGGCTTTGGATCTGTTCCTGCAAACATACCGTTCCACCCCGAATCCAATGTTGGACCAACGCACGCCTGCTGAAGTCATGTTCAACCGGGCGACGCGGACGGTTCATCATCTGCTGCGGCCCTCACCATCACGGGAGTCTTCAGCGAATAGCGGTTTCCACAAATGGCGTCCTGGAGATTTGGTTTACGCCAAAATATTTTGCGGCAATTCATGGAGTTGGATTGCAGGGGAGATCATCCGCAGCATCGGCACCGTAATGTACGAAGTCATCACAACGGAGCAACGGAGGCTTCGGCGCCACGTGAATCAACTCCGTCGTCGTACTACAGTCTCTAGGAAACTAGGAGAGCGGGATGAAGATAATCTGCCGCTACAGATCCTGTTAGAGGAGTGGGGTTTGCCCACGGAACAAAGCTCCACTCCCTTGTCCGAGCCATCAGCGCCTGTGCCCACATCGCAGCCGGATGTCTCAGCATCATCTCCGGCAGCCCCTGTGTTTCGGGAAGCAGCACATCCATCCTTGGGTGTCGAGGACGTCAACCACCAGCAGGCACGACTACCACGACGTTCTTCTAGGAGTAGAAGACTGCCTCGTAGGTTCAGCGCGTACCGGCTGAATTAA